ATTCTGCCCACATTTAATTACGCTGGTGGGCATGGCAGTCGTGGCGGCTTACGAGACCAAGCAGGGCAAGCGGTACCGGGTGGGCTACCGCCCCCAGTTCGCCGAGTAGGCGGACTCTCGGAGCGCAGCGGCGACTTTCTGATGCAATCTGATGAGCGCCGACAGCCGACGACTCTGAGGTTCTGAAAACAGTCGGAGTCTGCCGTTAGTATCCGGCAATGCCACTGACGATCGGCGACACCTTCGCCGGATACCGCCTACTGCGGCAACTGGGGTCGGGTGGGATGGGTGAGGTCTATCTGGTTCAGCACCCGAGGCTTCCGCGCCAGGAGGCGCTGAAAGTCCTGCGCCCGGAGTTTTCTCAGGATGAGTCTTTCCGTGAGCGGTTCATCCGTGAGGCAGACCTAGCGTCGGGGTTACGGCATCCTCATATCGTCGGCATCCACGACCGGGGAGAGCACGATGGCCAGCTGTGGATTGCGATGGACTATATCGAGGGCACTGACCTCAGTCGCTTCCTGGAGCAGCGTTACCCGCAGGGCATGCCCGTTGGTTATGTCCTACCGATCGTCACCGCCGTGGCCAACGCCCTGGACTACGCCCATAAGAAGGGCTTGCTGCACCGCGACGTTAAGCCTGCGAACATCATCGTTGCCGACCTCGATACCGACGACCCCAAGATCTTTCTTGCCGACTTCGGGATCGCTCGACCTCTAAACGACACCAGCAACATCACTACGACGAACATGACGGTCGGCACTGTCGCTTACGCTGCGCCCGAACAGCTCATGGGCGAACCGATGAGCGGTAGGGCTGACCAATACGCGCTCGCCGCGACGACCTTTCACCTGCTGACTGGGTCACAGCTCTTCCCAGACTCCAACCCAGCCGTCGTCATTAGTCGGCACCTCACCACGACACCACCTTTGCTCGGTGGTGAACGCCCCGACCTCGCCGTGCTCGACATGCCGCTCCGACGAGCACTCGAGAAGAACCCCGAAGGGCGTCACGCCACATGCGCAGCGTTCGCACAGGCTGTTAACGGCGCGAGTGCATCCGCAGCATCGCAGCAGGCGACCGCGCTGGCACCAGTTAACGTTCGCCCGCCTGTCGTGTCGGGTGCTCCTGGAACCCGTAAAGCGCCACCCATGACGAAGACGCTTTCGCCGCCAACCGCGCCTCTCCCACCAGCCCAACCGCAGGATGTAGGAGTACGCCGGATATGGCCGGTTGTTGTGGGCCTTATGGTTGCAGCAGCCCTCGTTGGCGGTGTAATTGTCGCCGCCTTGGTCGCGCGTCCGTGGGAGCGAAGCGGCCCGGCGACCGCCACCCCGACTGTCAGCAGCGCGACAGCTGGAACGTCGTCGACATCACCGAGTTCGACGGCGAGTGCTCCTAGCAGAACCGCCACTGCGGCACCTACGTCTGCCGCTTGGTCGTACGCAGGATTGTCTTGCCCCTACGTTCCGGCGCTGACGCTACAAACAGTTCAATCTTTGGTTGTCATTTGCGACGAGGGCGCTGGCATCTATACCTATAAGGGTCTACGCCTGAAGGACAATGCCCGCATTGATCTGCCTGGAGTGGTGGCCACTCCAACAGGGTTCTCGGTAACCAACAATGGCACCCGATACGACATCAGCAGAAATGGGCTGGTGATCTACACCGGCGGCGACGTTTATTCAGAACCAGCGATCTCATCGGGACCGTGAGGCCGCCGGTCCGTTTCTTGAGAGACTAGGCCGGATGCGGCCACTTTCACCGCGTCGGAGCGGGTCCGGGTCGTTGGGATTGATCAGCGTAAGAAGACACCCCGTGTTCTGGCCGGTGCGGGCGTGGATGAAGAAGAACCGTCCCGACGAGTACGCGGAGAGCCAACGCAAAAAGTAAGCGTTTGTGTGTCTTCTCACGTGGGCATTCTCACGAAGTTCACGGGTTTCGTTGAGGTCCCTCATCGGTTCGCAGCGGAATGTGGACGGTGACGGTCGGACACCGGCGCAAGGAGAACATCATGGCTGCGTCCAGCATCAGCGATAGCAACGTCGTCGAGCTTTCCCCCCGGCGCGCCCAGCGCAACCTGCGGGCATTGCGCGAAGCGCAACGTCGTCACCCGTCCTACCTGGGACAAGTGGCCCGGGAGCGGACCGCGATGCCGCCCTGTCGGGTATTGCAGTTCAGCCGTTGACCGGTGCGGGGACCACTGCGGTGACGGTGGTGCCGACGCCGCGTGGGCTGTCGATGTCCAGCTGACCCGACAGCGCCTCCACCCGGTCGCGCAATCCACCGAGCCCCGAGCCGGCACCCGCGACAGCGCCCCCGACGCCGTCGTCGCTGACCGACAGCGTCAACATTCCCTCGGCCGCGGCAACGCGAACCGTGACGACCTCCGCCTCGGCGTACTTGGCGGCATTGGTCAGTGCCTCGGCGACGACGTAGTACGCCGCGACCTCCACCGATTCCGGAAGCCGGGCATCGACGTCGATATCCAGCTCGACGGGAACGGTGCAGCGGCGCGCCAGTGCCCGCAGTGCAGGACGCAACCCGCCGCGCGAAAGAACCGCCGGATGCATACCACGAGAAAGCTCTTGCAGATCGGTGTGTAGTTCGGCGAGCCCACCGACGACCCGTGCCAGCTCGTCGCGTAGTGATGCGTCCGTGGTCGTCGCCTCGAGGGCGCGCAGTTCCAGACTCAACGACACAATCCGCTGTTGGGCGCCGTCGTGCAGGTCGCGTTCGAAACCGCGCCGGGCCTCGTCGGCGGCCGCGACCAAGCGAGCCCGGGATGCCGTCAATGCGGTGCGCGTCTCGGTATTGGCGATCGCGGTGGACACCAGGTCGGCGAAATCTCCGAGATGGTCCTCGCAACTGCGCGAGATCGATGCGGGCTGCCGAGCTCCGACCAGCAGCGCGCCGCGCACCGCGCCCGCGACCATCAGCGGCGCACCGGCGCCGCACCGGACCCCCAGTTCGTGCAAGCGCGCGGCGATGGGGCCGGCGGCACCCGCGTAATCGTCGATACGCGTCGGCGTTCCCGTGGCGAAGATCTGCCCGCTCATGTTGTCACCGGATAACGAAAACTCCTCACCCACGCCGAATCCCGGTACCTCGGGGAGATCGTGTGCGGCCACGACCAGGCAGCTGCGATCCGGCCGGAAACGCACCAGGGTGACATGATCGACGGCCAGACTGTGCGCAAGCTCGCGCACCGCGACCTGATAGATCTCGGACAGGTCGGCCGTTCGGGCCACGAGGGTTGCCAGCCGGCGCAACGCCGCCTGTTGCCCGGCGAGACGCAGGGCTTCCTTTCGGCGCTGTTCGGCCTCGGCCGCCCGCAGCCGCGCCTGTCCCACCAGCACGTTGGTCAGCAGCGCCAACGTCAGGAACACCGCCAACGCCGGAGCGAGCGAATCGCGTCCCTCCAGATGCAGGTATGCGTACACCGCCGCGCTGGCCAGTGATGTCGCGATGGCCAGCGGGAAATCCCAGCCGGCCGAGACCACGAGCACCCCCAGCAACAACAATGCTCCGAAGGCGTTCTCCGGAGCAACGATCCGAAGCGCCGCGACCAGGCCGACCTCGGCCGCCAGGAATCCCAGCCCCACGAGGATGCCGACCCACAACGGTCGGGCGGTCGGCCGCACGACTTGCGCCAACGCCCGGCTCGAGAGGGTTCGCCAGTTCACGCCGATGATCGTAGGAGTTCGCAGCCGCACTGGTGGTGGCGGAACCAGAAGTTTCCCGTTAACGGTAATGCCGGCGCGCCGTGGGCCTGCCACCCTGGAGTCATGGATGCCGCACGCTGTTTGATCGTCGACGATAGTGCCGCATTCTGTGCTGCCGCGCGCAGCATGTTGGAACGTGGGGGTTTCGAGGTCGTGGGTACCGCCGGCTGCGCGGACGAGGCAGTGCGTCTGACCGCTCAGTTGCGTCCCGATATCGCACTGGTGGATGTCGATCTGGGCACCGACAGTGGTTTCGACGTGGCCAGGCAACTCGACGGGGTAGCGGTGATCCTCACCTCGACCCACGACGAGCAGGATTTCGCCGACCTGATCGTGGCCAGTCCCGCCCTTGGGTTTCTGCCCAAGCTGACCCTTTCACCGGATCGGATCCGCGAACTGATCGATCGTTAACGCGATTCCAGGAACATGATCACGGCCCGCACGCGGCGATGATCGTCACCGGTTTCGGGTAGATCCAGTTTGGTGAGGATGCTGCGCACGTGCTTTTCGACGGTTCCCTCGGTGACCCACAACCGGCGGCCGATGCCGGCGTTGGACAACCCCTCGGCCATCAGCGTCAACACCTCGCGCTCGCGGGCACTCAGCGCGGCAAGCGGATCATCGCGCCGTCGTGCCGACACCAGTTCGGCGACCAGCGCCGGGTCGACGACGGATGCGCCGTTCGCTATGCGGCGCACCGTGTCCACGAAATCGGACACGTCGGTCACCCGGCTTTTCAGCAGATACCCGATGCTGCGACCACCGGCCAGGAGCTCCATGGCATGGTCGACGTCGACATGAGCCGACAGCACCAGGATCGCGGTATCCGGTGAGCGTTCCCGGATGGTGCGGGCCGCGTCCAAGCCTTCGGCATCATGGTTGGGCGGCATCCGGATGTCCACCAGTACGAGATGCGGTTGTTCCTTCTCGACCAGCGTCAACAACTCGGTGGCATCCCCAGCCTGGCCGGCGACCTCGAAACCCTCGCGTTGCAGCAGGCTGGCGAGCCCCTCCCGCAGTAGTACATCGTCGTCGGCGATGACTACTCGCAATGTGCTCATGCCGTCCCTTCTGCCTGGCCCGTTCGGCGCGGCGATATTGTCGCACTCGATGGCTCCCCGCACCGGCCGGACGACCGAACATGGGGGCTAACCGGTACTTCCGTGTCGGGAAATCCGTTGCCGCCAATGCAGGTCAACTTCGTCGACCGGGTGGCCGACGAGGAGCATGCTGACGTTCATGACCACCGCATCGCGTCCCGAAACCCACCGCATCTCGCTGCTCGACAGTGATGACGTCGAACGCAGTGAGCTCGGATCGATCCACCGCGTGACCGCCGACAGCTTTCCGATTCTGAAGAATCTCTCCATCAAGCGGCTCGTGCTCAACCCGGGTGTCATGCGCACGCCGCACTGGCATGCCAACGCCAACGAACTGACCTACTGTGTCGCCGGTACCGCGCTGGTGTCCGTGCTGGACAACGGCAGCCGATTCGCCAGCTTCGTCGTGACGGCCGGACAGATGTTCCACATCGATTCCGGCGCACTGCATCACATCGAGAACATCGGCGCCGAGCCGTGCGAATTCATCATCGCCTTCCGCAACGAGCGGCCGGAGGACTTCGGATTCGGGGCCACCATGGGTGCCTTCACTGACGCGGTGCTGGGCAACACCTACGATCTGCCGGCAGCGGATATGGCCAAGATCCACCGTGACACCCGGGACCGCACCCTGGCCGCGGTGGTGGGCGAGCCCAATGTCCCGCCGAGTACCTATTTCAAAGATCCGCACCGTTTCGACATCGAGGCCCAGCCGCCAGGGCTCACCTACGCCTACGGCAATGCCCGCTTTGCCAGGGACCAGTTCTGGCCTGCGCTGAAGGACATGTCGATGTATTCGCTTCGGGTCGGCGAGGATGGCATGCGTGAGCCGCACTGGCATCCCGTGACCGCCGAGATGGGATACGTCCAGAGTGGTGAGGCCCGGATGACGGTGATGAATCCCGATGGGACACTGGACACCTGGAACCTCACGGCCGGTGACGTCTACTTCATTCCGCGCGCATACCCACATCACATCGAGAACATCGGTGTCGACGAGTGGCACTTCCTGATCTTCTTCGATCAGCCGTTCCCCGCCGATATCGGGTACAAGGCCTCGGTGAGCGCGTACTCCCGATCCGTGCTGGCCGCCGCGTTCGACACCCACATCGACGATCTGCCGGACTTTCCCCGCACCACCGCCGACCCGCTGATCGTGCCGCGCAGCAATCCCCTGGACAGGTGACCGCGCAGATCGGTCGTCCCATCGACAGGGTCGAGGGGCGCGAAAAGGTCACCGGGACTGCGCGTTACACCGCCGATCACCAGATCCTCGGTCTGGTCCATGCCGTGCTGGTGCAATCGGACGTGGCGCACGCGACGGTGACGGCCGAGTCCGTGGCGGCCGCCGCGGCGCGTGCCGCCGCGGCACCCGGCGTGTTGCACGTCCTAACACCGTTGAACTGTCCGCCGCTGCACGTGTTACCAGAGGACCTCACCTGGGACCTCCCGCTGGAGCGGCGTCCGCCCTTGTCGGATCTGACCGTTCAACATGTCGGTCAGCACCTGGCGGTGGTGGTGGCCGAGACCTTGCAGGACGCCGTTGCGGCCGCGGCACTGATGGATTTCACCTACATCGAAGCCCCTGCCCAGCTCAACGCCGCGACAGTGATTGCGCAACCGGTGCCTCCCGACGAGAAGGACGGCCAGATCCGGCACGGCACATATCGTCCCGACCACTTCGTCAAACTCGATGAGGAGAAGTTGCAGGAACACCGAGGGCCGGTCGCGGAACCCTCCGGCGTCCGGGTGGCGGGCAGGTTCACCACCCCGGTCAACACCCACTATCCGATAGAGCTCGCCGCCACCATCGCGTCGTGGGACGGCGAGGACCTCACGGTGCACGACGCCACCCGCTGGATCACCGGTGAACGGCGGGTGCTGGCGGCCTACCTGGGCATCGACGAGGAACGGGTCCGCATCCTTTCGCCGTTGGTGGGCGGAGCGTTCGGTTCCAAGAGCTTTCTGTGGATGCACGTCGTGTTGTGCGCCGTCGCCGCCAAGGAGGTGAGCCGCCCGGTGAAGCTGGTTCTGACCCGCGGCCAGATGTTCACCTCCACCGGTCATCGCCCGCGCACCGAGCAGCGATTGACGCTGGTGGCCAGTGACGACGGCACCCTGCTGAGCACCGAACAACATACGGTCACCGAAACCTCCACGGTGGCCCATTTTTGTGAGCCGGTCGGTCTGTCGGCGCGTTTCCTCTACCATTCGCCACGCATGGCGGTATCGCACACCGTGGCCAGGATCAACGCCCCGACACCGTGTTTCATGCGTGGACCGGGCGAGGCACCCGGCCTGTTCGCGCTCGAAGTCGGCATGGACGAACTGGCGGACTCGCTCGGTGTCGACCCGGTGGCGTTGCGCATGGCCAACGATCCGGATACCGACCAGCCGACCGGGCGCCCGTGGTCGGGCAAGCATCTCCGCGATTGCTATCGACTGGGTGCCGAGCGTTTCGGCTGGGCGCAACGGTCACCCATCCCGAGGGCAATGCAGCGCAACGGTGTCCAGGTCGGTTGGGGGATGGCCACGGCAAGCTATCCGGGACGACGGATGCCCGCCGGCTGCCGCGTCACCACCACGGCCGATGGTCACGTCCGGTTTGCCTCAGCCACCCACGAGATCGGTACCGGAGTGCGCACGGTGATGACGCAGATCGCTGCCGATGCGACCGGGCTCCCACTGGACGCGGTGAGCTTCGACTCCGGGGATTCGGCTTTTGCCGATGCCCCCTACAGCGGTGCGTCCCAGACGACCGCCACCGTCGGTTCCGCGGTCGACCTTGCCGGGCGACAGTGGCGCCGACGACTCGGCCGTCCGGTCACATCCGCATCGGAGTTGTGCGCTGTTCTCGCGGCCACCCCGGGGCTGGTCGACCGACTGAACTTCACGGTCGCCAGCGAGGGGCCGGCCGGCACAGGCCCGCTGTCGCAGTCGTTCGGCGCCCATTTCTGCGAAGTCGAGGTCGACGAGGAGATCGGGCGAGCCAGCGTCACAAGGTGGACCGCGGTGATGGACTGTGGGCGGGTGCTCAATCCGAAGTTGGCCACCAATCAGGTGATGGGCGGCATCATCTTCGGGCTGGGTATGGCACTGCTGGAACAGGTGCCCTTCGACGAGAACTCGGGCGTTCCGCTCGGTGAGTACTACGTGCCCACCCATGCCGACATCCCCGATTTCGACATCGCCTTCGTCGACACCCCGGACTACGGCCTCGATCCGGTCGGGGTCCGTGGGATCGGTGAGATCGGGACCTGCGGGGTACCCGCCGCGATCGCCAACGCGATCCATCACGCCACCGGTAAACGGATACACGACCTGCCGATCACGGTGGAGTCGCTGCTGGAGGGACAGCCATGACCGAGCTCGAGCTGACGATCAACGCGACGCCGCGACAGCTAGATGTCGATGTCCGCACCACCCTGTTGGATCTGCTGCGGGAAGAATTGGGCCTGACCGGCACCAAGAAGGGGTGCGACCACGGGCTGTGCGGTGCCTGCACGGTGACCGTCGACGGTGAGCGGGTGCTGGGCTGCCTGACTCTGGCGGTCTCCATCAGCGGCTCAACCGTCGAGACCATCGAATCAGGTGATGAATTGGATTGTGTGCAGCGGGCTTTCGTCGCACATGACGGCTTCCAATGCGGTTACTGCACACCGGGTCAGATCATCTCGGCGCGTGCACTGCTGCGTGAGCATGCGCGCGGGGATCTGTCCGCGGCCAGCTTCGTCGGCGCACGATGCAACCTCACCCAAGGGCCGAAAGAACTGTCCGACGACGAGATCCGGGAACGCATGGCGGGCAACATCTGTCGCTGTGGTGCCTACGCCAACATTCTCGCCGCCATCAAGGAGGTCGCCCGGTGAGGACCTTCGACTTCGCCCACGCGCAGACCGTCGACGACGCGGTGCGCCGTGGTGCCGACGGTGGCCGCTACTACGCCGGTGGCACCAACCTGCTCGACCTGATGAAACTCGGTGTGGAGGCGCCGCCGGTGCTGGTCGACATCGGCCGGCTGGATCTGCGTTCGATCACCACCACGGCGGACGGCGGTGTCCTGATCGGTGCCGGGGCGACCAATAGTGCCGTTGCCAACCACCGGCACATCCGGCGTGAGTACCCGATGCTCGCGCAGGCCATCCTCTCCGGCGCCACGACCCAGATCCGCAATATGGCCACCGTCGGCGGCAATCTGATGCAGCGCACCCGCTGTCCGTATTTCATGGACACGTCGTCCACCCAGTGCAACAAGCGAATTGTCGGCAGCGGATGTGCGGCCCGTAC
This DNA window, taken from Mycolicibacterium neoaurum, encodes the following:
- a CDS encoding xanthine dehydrogenase family protein molybdopterin-binding subunit → MTAQIGRPIDRVEGREKVTGTARYTADHQILGLVHAVLVQSDVAHATVTAESVAAAAARAAAAPGVLHVLTPLNCPPLHVLPEDLTWDLPLERRPPLSDLTVQHVGQHLAVVVAETLQDAVAAAALMDFTYIEAPAQLNAATVIAQPVPPDEKDGQIRHGTYRPDHFVKLDEEKLQEHRGPVAEPSGVRVAGRFTTPVNTHYPIELAATIASWDGEDLTVHDATRWITGERRVLAAYLGIDEERVRILSPLVGGAFGSKSFLWMHVVLCAVAAKEVSRPVKLVLTRGQMFTSTGHRPRTEQRLTLVASDDGTLLSTEQHTVTETSTVAHFCEPVGLSARFLYHSPRMAVSHTVARINAPTPCFMRGPGEAPGLFALEVGMDELADSLGVDPVALRMANDPDTDQPTGRPWSGKHLRDCYRLGAERFGWAQRSPIPRAMQRNGVQVGWGMATASYPGRRMPAGCRVTTTADGHVRFASATHEIGTGVRTVMTQIAADATGLPLDAVSFDSGDSAFADAPYSGASQTTATVGSAVDLAGRQWRRRLGRPVTSASELCAVLAATPGLVDRLNFTVASEGPAGTGPLSQSFGAHFCEVEVDEEIGRASVTRWTAVMDCGRVLNPKLATNQVMGGIIFGLGMALLEQVPFDENSGVPLGEYYVPTHADIPDFDIAFVDTPDYGLDPVGVRGIGEIGTCGVPAAIANAIHHATGKRIHDLPITVESLLEGQP
- a CDS encoding cupin domain-containing protein gives rise to the protein MTTASRPETHRISLLDSDDVERSELGSIHRVTADSFPILKNLSIKRLVLNPGVMRTPHWHANANELTYCVAGTALVSVLDNGSRFASFVVTAGQMFHIDSGALHHIENIGAEPCEFIIAFRNERPEDFGFGATMGAFTDAVLGNTYDLPAADMAKIHRDTRDRTLAAVVGEPNVPPSTYFKDPHRFDIEAQPPGLTYAYGNARFARDQFWPALKDMSMYSLRVGEDGMREPHWHPVTAEMGYVQSGEARMTVMNPDGTLDTWNLTAGDVYFIPRAYPHHIENIGVDEWHFLIFFDQPFPADIGYKASVSAYSRSVLAAAFDTHIDDLPDFPRTTADPLIVPRSNPLDR
- a CDS encoding response regulator transcription factor, whose translation is MSTLRVVIADDDVLLREGLASLLQREGFEVAGQAGDATELLTLVEKEQPHLVLVDIRMPPNHDAEGLDAARTIRERSPDTAILVLSAHVDVDHAMELLAGGRSIGYLLKSRVTDVSDFVDTVRRIANGASVVDPALVAELVSARRRDDPLAALSAREREVLTLMAEGLSNAGIGRRLWVTEGTVEKHVRSILTKLDLPETGDDHRRVRAVIMFLESR
- a CDS encoding response regulator transcription factor; this encodes MDAARCLIVDDSAAFCAAARSMLERGGFEVVGTAGCADEAVRLTAQLRPDIALVDVDLGTDSGFDVARQLDGVAVILTSTHDEQDFADLIVASPALGFLPKLTLSPDRIRELIDR
- a CDS encoding GAF domain-containing sensor histidine kinase; protein product: MNWRTLSSRALAQVVRPTARPLWVGILVGLGFLAAEVGLVAALRIVAPENAFGALLLLGVLVVSAGWDFPLAIATSLASAAVYAYLHLEGRDSLAPALAVFLTLALLTNVLVGQARLRAAEAEQRRKEALRLAGQQAALRRLATLVARTADLSEIYQVAVRELAHSLAVDHVTLVRFRPDRSCLVVAAHDLPEVPGFGVGEEFSLSGDNMSGQIFATGTPTRIDDYAGAAGPIAARLHELGVRCGAGAPLMVAGAVRGALLVGARQPASISRSCEDHLGDFADLVSTAIANTETRTALTASRARLVAAADEARRGFERDLHDGAQQRIVSLSLELRALEATTTDASLRDELARVVGGLAELHTDLQELSRGMHPAVLSRGGLRPALRALARRCTVPVELDIDVDARLPESVEVAAYYVVAEALTNAAKYAEAEVVTVRVAAAEGMLTLSVSDDGVGGAVAGAGSGLGGLRDRVEALSGQLDIDSPRGVGTTVTAVVPAPVNG
- a CDS encoding serine/threonine-protein kinase; the protein is MPLTIGDTFAGYRLLRQLGSGGMGEVYLVQHPRLPRQEALKVLRPEFSQDESFRERFIREADLASGLRHPHIVGIHDRGEHDGQLWIAMDYIEGTDLSRFLEQRYPQGMPVGYVLPIVTAVANALDYAHKKGLLHRDVKPANIIVADLDTDDPKIFLADFGIARPLNDTSNITTTNMTVGTVAYAAPEQLMGEPMSGRADQYALAATTFHLLTGSQLFPDSNPAVVISRHLTTTPPLLGGERPDLAVLDMPLRRALEKNPEGRHATCAAFAQAVNGASASAASQQATALAPVNVRPPVVSGAPGTRKAPPMTKTLSPPTAPLPPAQPQDVGVRRIWPVVVGLMVAAALVGGVIVAALVARPWERSGPATATPTVSSATAGTSSTSPSSTASAPSRTATAAPTSAAWSYAGLSCPYVPALTLQTVQSLVVICDEGAGIYTYKGLRLKDNARIDLPGVVATPTGFSVTNNGTRYDISRNGLVIYTGGDVYSEPAISSGP
- a CDS encoding (2Fe-2S)-binding protein gives rise to the protein MTELELTINATPRQLDVDVRTTLLDLLREELGLTGTKKGCDHGLCGACTVTVDGERVLGCLTLAVSISGSTVETIESGDELDCVQRAFVAHDGFQCGYCTPGQIISARALLREHARGDLSAASFVGARCNLTQGPKELSDDEIRERMAGNICRCGAYANILAAIKEVAR